In a genomic window of Helianthus annuus cultivar XRQ/B chromosome 10, HanXRQr2.0-SUNRISE, whole genome shotgun sequence:
- the LOC118482771 gene encoding uncharacterized protein LOC118482771, whose translation MSTTNSELSALTQQQELDSKLGTTTRIPRLTDANDFPEWKWRFEQHLKVKDYKLWRSILRGPREIMMESPTEPEVKVKKPRDQYTEDDLLIVEEDDRALSYLTMGLGPNIAMGFRTCKSAKELWDSLVEVYEGNEDMKESRRNLLQQNFNNFNHIYGETVDNQIQRFVKLVTQMQMEEIHTTNASTNRQLLNALPKSWDHHVAMIKKTKDLARCTLSEMISHIKACELDDKQRETNYKNSMLAAGFSIAPTASSDSNTALLSQGGFQMFRNTKPAPTSANVYNSGSSTQASPASAGKTSAAPSVSVASNEMVAFFSRQSKENLEIAASVINCMNAFASGNLDPPKFSMDDLDQIHPEDVEEMDITWQMAMAAFRAKNFVRKTGKNKWQNLKFTGPVKMPFEYRCYNCHEQGHLARNCTKPKVNDEQTPAQPAAPVTPNRERALVTTTGVPADSVNSGSPQVGLAQALVVQPDSPFDWSSEIERLNISAPENQATPSNIAFMASNASVSDDVKAAQEEESSAENFAFMTQILSAPVKGLTKEEIKYLK comes from the exons ATGTCAACCACCAACAGTGAATTGTCTGCTTTAACTCAGCAACAAGAATTGGATTCAAAGCTAGGAACCACAACGCGTATTCCACGTTTAACTGATGCTAATGactttcccgagtggaaatggcgATTTGAACAGCATCTGAAAGTTAAAGACTACAAGCTATGGCGCAGCATATTGAGAGGACCAAGAGAGATCATGATGGAAAGCCCTACTGAACCTGAAGTCAAAGTAAAGAAGCCTCGTGATCAATACACGGAAGATGATCTGcttattgttgaagaagatgatagaGCTCTTTCTTATCTGACCATGGGTTTGGGTCCAAACATTGCTATGGGATTTCGCACTTGTAAATCTGCCAAGGAACTTTGGGACTCTCTGGTGGAAGTGTATGAAGGTAATGAGGACATGAAAGAAAGCAGAAGGAACTTGCTGCAACAGaatttcaacaacttcaaccatatttatggtgaaacagTGGATAATCAGATCCAAAGGTTTGTCAAGCTGGTGActcaaatgcaaatggaagaaattcaCACCACAAATGCTTCGACAAATAGGCAACTTCTCAATGCATTACCCAAGAGCtgggatcatcatgttgctaTGATAAAGAAAACAAAAGATCTTGCAAGATGCACCCTGTCTGAGATGATCTCGCATATTAAAGCTTGTGAATTGGATGACAAGCAGAGAGAGACTAACTACAAGAACAGTATGCTGGCTGCCGGTTTTTCTATAGCCCCCACTGCATCCAGTGACAGCAATACAGCTCTTCTGTCTCAAGGAGGATTCCAAATGTTTCGCAATACTAAACCTGCTCCCACTTCAGCAAATGTCTACAACTCAGGGTCTTCCACTCAAGCTTCCCCTGCAAGTGCTGGAAAGACTTCTGCTGCACCTTCTGTTTCTGTTGCTAGCAATGAAATGGTTGCTTTCTTCTCTAGGCAGTCAAaggaaaatcttgaaattgcagcATCTGTCATAAATTGCATGAACGCCTTTGCTTCGGGAAATCTTGACCCTCCTAAGTTTTCCATGGATGATTTGGATCAAATTCATCCAGAGGATGTGGAAGAAATGGATATCACGTGGCAGATGGCTATGGCGGCTTTTAGAGCTAAAAACTTTGTGAGGAAGACAGGGAAAAACAAATGGCAAAATCTTAAGTTCACAGGACCCGTAAAGATGCCGTTTGAATATCGTTGTTATAATTGTCATGAACAGGGTCATTTGGCTAGAAACTGTACGAAACCCAAGGTGAATGATGAACAAACTCCAGCTCAGCCTGCTGCTCCTGTTACACCAAATCGAGAAAGAGCCCTTGTGACTACAACTGGTGTGCCTGCTGATAGTGTCAACAGTGGAAGCCCACAAGTGGGATTGGCCCAAGCTTTGGTGGTTCAGCCTGATTCGCCTTTTGACTGGAGTTCAGAGATCGAAAGATTAAACATTTCAGCTCCTGAGAATCAAGCCACCCCAAGCAATATCGCTTTCATGGCCAGCAATGCTTCTGTGAGTGACGATGTGAAGGCTGCACAGGAGGAGGAGTCGTCAGCTGAAAACTTCGCCTTCATGACTCAAATTCTGTCAGCTCCGGTTAAgggtctcaccaaagaagag ATAAAGTACCTGAAGTGA